A region from the Vicia villosa cultivar HV-30 ecotype Madison, WI linkage group LG3, Vvil1.0, whole genome shotgun sequence genome encodes:
- the LOC131661015 gene encoding dual specificity protein phosphatase PHS1-like isoform X4 — protein sequence MSNQQQLRRESSEQQLRREAPEQQHRHREAPSPTTICPHNQDKDQFDSPQTVSQWLRSVRKRTSNSGFPRSSSTIPFSVRDRLGKAEMLDIDSGSFSWDTLSSLHHIEHTSSNQHSEDEVNRSLEITVNSGGVVFFALFNVDGSNDASPKEAAAVIKISSSRMATQSERLGYEFAKWLGVQAPQARVIHNTSLEWLQIKKAAEKARDAASCESNVIGETTCSELLEALELSRCVLFMSYVHGSPLLESSSSFESRDSAERTSAALGRIMMLDLVIRNEDRLPCRQLRWRGNPANLLLTEKAIPSHLDTIGETFDLAMNRYEPGVVSRLEKKKRSTSRSCSHDNRIRTQSSHLLHIRESSNYTCLKSQMSRESIFTGFNIVAIDSGVPRRPPAVKRVADQVSYPKLVELVLNSSEFSSRLLHDITGGKLGSPPLEDITLTIDVQGSVVTSIVQEFRSGFRAALRDLQGFHIFLLTLHQKLDNLLRLFNNTMSKVSLGESENGDSPSPTIGKCLSSTSKGRFSNDSHRDFSDSDSQNSAPRALSSSGNRNVCDSVSPMSREGCHGKSSKGGVEPLHDSRFTAKLREFHKFAKVDAESYKELEHWNEMLKNDAIKLCQENNFNSGFFEGSDSNTVVDAYELKIRLEHILERIALISEAANTERPSAITNYLFIGGVLSARSIHTMQHLGITHILCLCTNEIGQSDSQFADIFTYKNFSVCDTENTNISILFDEACDFIENVERAGQRILVHCFEGKSRSVTVVLAYLMLRKNFTLLEAWNTMKKVHRRAQPNDGFGKILQELDQKLHGKVSMEWRQRRRPTMKVCPICGKNAGLSSSSLKLHLQKSHKRLSSGSVDSAMTMEIQKTLTSLNISCGGNMSPTHRQARSMTD from the exons CGTTTCTCAATGGCTTCGATCAGTTCGCAAACGCACTTCCAATTCCGGTTTCCCTCGCTCTTCTTCCACCATACCTTTTAG TGTGAGGGATAGGCTTGGTAAAGCTGAAATGTTGGACATTGACTCCGGCTCCTTTTCTTGGGACACGCTCTCTTCACTTCACCACATTGAGCACACCAGTAGCAATCAACATTCGGAGGATGAAGTCAATAGATCTCTTGAG ATCACAGTAAATTCTGGAGGGGTTGTCTTCTTTGCCCTTTTCAATGTAGATGGGAGCAATGATGCTTCTCCAAAAGAAGCAGCAGCGGTCATAAAGATATCTTCGTCAAGAATGGCAACACAGTCTGAACGACTTGGATATGAATTCGCCAAATGGTTGGGAGTCCAAGCTCCACAG GCTAGAGTCATTCACAATACAAGTTTAGAATGGCTCCAAATTAAGAAAGCTGCCGAAAAGGCAAGGGATGCAGCAAGTTGTGAGAGTAATGTAATTGGTGAAACAACATGTTCTGAACTCTTGGAAGCACTCGAGCTTAGCCGGTGTGTCTTGTTTATGAG TTATGTACATGGCTCACCTTTACTTGAAAGCTCTAGTTCATTTGAATCAAGGGATTCTGCAGAAAGAACGTCTGCAGCGCTTGGTAGGATAATGATGTTAGATCTTGTTATCAGAAATGAAGATAGGCTTCCATGCCGTCAACTTAGATGGCGTGGGAACCCTGCAAATTTGTTATTAACTGAAAAAGCAATCCCTTCACATTTAGATACAATAGGAGAAACCTTTGATTTGGCAATGAACCGATATGAGCCCGGGGTGGTTAGTAGgcttgagaaaaaaaaaagatctaCTTCAAGATCGTGTTCTCATGATAATAGAATAAGAACACAAAGCTCTCACCTTTTACATATAAGAGAATCATCCAATTATACATGCCTTAAAAGTCAAATGTCAAGAGAATCAATATTTACAGGCTTCAACATTGTGGCTATTGACTCTGGTGTTCCACGCCGTCCTCCTGCTGTAAAACGTGTCGCTGATCAAGTCAGCTATCCTAAGTTGGTTGAGTTGGTACTAAATAGTTCTGAGTTTTCTTCTCGCCTGTTACATGATATAACCGGAGGGAAATTAGGAAGTCCTCCCTTAGAAGATATAACTTTAACAATTGATGTACAAGGAAGTGTTGTAACATCAATAGTACAGGAGTTCCGCAGTGGTTTTCGTGCTGCTCTTAGGGATCTGCAAGGATTTCATATATTCTTACTTACACTTCACCAGAAACTTGATAACTTGTTAAGATTGTTTAATAATACTATGAGCAAAGTATCATTGGGGGAGTCTGAAAATGGAGATTCACCTTCACCAACTATTGGTAAGTGCCTCTCTTCAACAAGTAAGGGGAGATTTTCTAATGATAGCCATCGAGATTTTAGTGATTCAGATTCACAAAACTCTGCTCCAAGGGCATTGTCATCCTCAGGCAATAGAAATGTTTGTGACTCTGTTTCTCCTATGTCAAGAGAAGGTTGCCATGGAAAATCCTCCAAAGGGGGTGTGGAGCCATTGCATGATTCCCGTTTTACAGCTAAGCTCCGTGAGTTCCATAAATTTGCCAAG GTTGATGCAGAATCTTATAAAGAATTAGAACATTGGAATGAAATGCTCAAAAATGATGCTATCAAGTTGTGCCAGGAGAACAATTTTAATTCAGGATTTTTTGAAGGGAGTGATAGCAACACTGTCGTTGATGCATATGAATTGAAG ATTAGACTTGAGCATATCCTTGAAAGGATTGCATTGATATCTGAGGCTGCAAATACAGAGAGACCATCTGCTATTACTAATTATTTGTTCATCGGTGGAGTACTATCTGCAAGATCTATACACACAATGCAACACTTAGGAATCACTCATATTTTGTGTTTGTGTACTAACGAAATTGGACAATCAGATTCTCAATTTGCTGATATATTCACTTACAAAAATTTCTCT GTATGTGACACTGAGAATACTAACATCAGCATCTTATTTGACGAAGCTTGTGATTTTATAGAAAATGTTGAAAGAGCGGGCCAGAGAATTCTAGTTCATTGCTTCGAAGGGAAAAGTAGAAGTGTCACAGTAGTCCTGGCTTACTTGATGCTAAGAAA GAATTTCACATTATTAGAAGCTTGGAATACTATGAAAAAAGTTCACCGTAGAGCACAACCGAATGACGGTTTTGGAAAGATCTTACAGGAACTTGATCAAAAACTGCATGGGAAAGTTTCAATGGAGTGGCGGCAGCGGCGGAGACCAACCATGAAAGTTTGTCCAATATGTGGGAAGAATGCTGGATTGAGTAGTAGTTCACTTAAGCTCCATCTTCAAAAATCACATAAAAGACTATCATCAGGGAGTGTAGATAGTGCCATGACAATGGAAATCCAAAAGACACTAACCTCTTTGAATATCAGCTGTGGTGGGAATATGAGCCCCACACACAGGCAAGCTCGCTCAATGACAGATTAA